The Candidatus Fermentibacter sp. sequence CGCGATGCCTTCGCACCCGTGCAGGAGGCCGCCGCAGCCCACGACCAGCACCCGGGGCTCCGCCAGGATCTCTCGGATGCGATCGGCCTCGTTTTCGAGCTGGCGCGAAGGACGATGGCAGCCTACCAGGCCTACAAGCAGACCCACGGCATGATGGACTTCACCGACCAGGAGATGTACGCCCTCGAGCTGCTGGACCGCCCCGGGGTCAGGGACAGGCTGTCGCGCGAGATCGACCTCGTTCTGGTCGACGAGTTCCAGGACACCAGCCCGATCCAGCTCGCGATCTTCCTCAGGCTTGCCTCGGTTGCGAAGCGAAGCGTCTGGGTGGGCGACCAGAAGCAGGCGATCTTCGGCTTCCGCGGCACCGATCCGGCCCTGATCGACGCCGCGATCGAGAGGCTCTGCGAAGGGAACGAGCCCGAGACGCTGCCGAAGAGCTGGCGCAGCCGTCCCGCGCTGGTCGAGCTGACTTCGGCCCTCTTCGTGCCGCCTTTCTCGACCACGGGCATCCCCCCGGGCCGTGTGAGGCTCGAGCCCGCTGTGGAGGAGCCGGCCGAGCCCATGGGGGAGATAGTCGAGCACTGGTCGCTTGAGTCGAAGAACAAGGGCGACGACTGCCAGGCTGTCTCGGAGGCGATCAGCCGGCTCCTCACCGACGGCGTACCGGTGCGCGACCGTGCCACTGACCATGTGAGGGATCTGCGGGCCGGTGACGTCGCGATCCTGTGCAGGACGCGGAATACCTGCAAGCTGGTCACCAGGGCTCTGGAGCAGCGCGGCATCCGCGTGTGCATCCCGAGGCCCGGCCTGCTCGCGACACCCGAGGGCAGGCTCGTCATGGCCGGCCTGAGGCTCTGGGCCGATTCGGGAGATACTCTAGCCGAAGCCGAGCTGGCCTATCTCGAGGAATACCCCGGCAACGGAGACGCGTGGCTTACCCGTGTGGTGGAGGCCGCGGGTGATCGCGCATTCGCGGACTGCGGGATCGTCAGCGCTGTCAGGGAGGCCCGGGAGGCATTCCCGGGGGCGTCGCCCGTCGAGGCCGTCGACTCGGTGATGGAAGCCGCCAGGGCAGTGGAGATCTGCCACAGGTGGGGAAGCACCCCGGCAAGGCTGGCCAACCTCGAGAAACTGCGGGCCCATGCCGTGAACTACCGGAATCTGCGGCTCGAAGAGGGTTCGGCCGCCACGGTAGTGGGCCTGCTGCAGCACCTCTCCGGCCTTGCAGCCGACGAGGCCGACGACCAGGGCGAGGCTTCCGGCCCGGATGCAGTCACGGTCAGCACCTGGCACAGCGCGAAGGGGCTGGAGTGGCCAGTCACGATCCTTTTCGAGCTGGAGAAGGGCGAGAAGGGCAACGCCGCCCTTGGCCTGCATGTCATGGCCGAGGGGGATGTACTCGACCTGGCCGATCCCCTGGCCGGAAGGTGGATGCGCTACTGGCCCAATCCGTACGGGAAGGCATCCAGCGGCGTACCGTTCATCGAGAGGCTGGAAGCGGGCCGCGAGGCGCAGGTGGTCTGCGAGAGGGACCGGTGCGAACGCATGCGGCTGCTCTATGTCGGCTGGACGCGGGCGCGCGACAGGCTGGTGCTTGCCTCGCGGAAGGGCGCACTGGCGAAGGGGGCGCT is a genomic window containing:
- a CDS encoding UvrD-helicase domain-containing protein, with the protein product GVVDKLTGRIRTLRNGQPIPWSEWATTASAAVGKGSRDAFAPVQEAAAAHDQHPGLRQDLSDAIGLVFELARRTMAAYQAYKQTHGMMDFTDQEMYALELLDRPGVRDRLSREIDLVLVDEFQDTSPIQLAIFLRLASVAKRSVWVGDQKQAIFGFRGTDPALIDAAIERLCEGNEPETLPKSWRSRPALVELTSALFVPPFSTTGIPPGRVRLEPAVEEPAEPMGEIVEHWSLESKNKGDDCQAVSEAISRLLTDGVPVRDRATDHVRDLRAGDVAILCRTRNTCKLVTRALEQRGIRVCIPRPGLLATPEGRLVMAGLRLWADSGDTLAEAELAYLEEYPGNGDAWLTRVVEAAGDRAFADCGIVSAVREAREAFPGASPVEAVDSVMEAARAVEICHRWGSTPARLANLEKLRAHAVNYRNLRLEEGSAATVVGLLQHLSGLAADEADDQGEASGPDAVTVSTWHSAKGLEWPVTILFELEKGEKGNAALGLHVMAEGDVLDLADPLAGRWMRYWPNPYGKASSGVPFIERLEAGREAQVVCERDRCERMRLLYVGWTRARDRLVLASRKGALAKGALELLKTPESEGVTQPEADDVTWAGVPVRLKRREAMPAEMEAGQPGPEPMLPEGTPTEYPPAVVYPSKAAAVEAAAGEPIVIGDPVRIGPVDAWDRLGNAVHGFFAADRMSYSPELRAAIAVRLLEGWEVARAIPPADLVGMADRLWNWIRTTWPGSRILRELPLTAATGGGGTMSGTVDLVVDAGDSHVLIDHKTFPGSRTQATMEVMKYAGQLAAYRGMLEATMGKRVASCYIHCPVSGILIPVSFTDSRP